From the genome of Corallococcus macrosporus DSM 14697:
ACAAGATGGTCGTCATCAAGCGCGACCGCATCGAAATCAAGAAGCAGATCCTCTTCAGCTCCGGCTCGCACAAGATTTACGGCAAGCAGAGCACCGCGGTGCTCGACGACGTGGCGCAGGCCCTGCGCGACGCGCCGTGGATCAAGCGCATCCGCATCGAGGGCCACACCGACTCGCTGGGCAAGGACGCCTCCAACCTGCGGCTGTCCCAGCGCCGCGCGGACGCGGTCATGGCGCAGCTCATCCGCCGCGGCGTCGACCCGGGCCGCCTCCAGGCCGTGGGCTTCGGTGAGACGCAGCCCATCGCGCCCAACAGCACCAAGACGGGCCGCGCGATGAACCGCCGGACCGAGTTCAAGGTGCAGAACCAGTAGCCGCCCCGCCCCGGCCGCACCCGGCCGGGGCACGACGCACCGACGCCTCCGGGGCCCCATGGCCTCGGAGGCGTCTTCGTTTCAGGGGCTCAGCCGTCCTTCAGGAGCTCGTGGAGGACCTCGGTGGCGTACGCGCCCCGAGGCAGCTCGAAGGTGAGCCAGAGGTCCTCGCCCTCCGCCGTCGTCTCCGAGGACAGCTCGGGCGCCCCCAGGCGGACGCGGTAGGGCCGGCGGCTGCCTTCCGTCTCGCCGCCGCCGCGCTTGAAGTCCTCGGGCGTGACGCCCGCTTCCGTCAGCAGCCGCGCCTCGAGCTCGGCCACGGCGCCCGCGGACGCCGTCATCTTCGGACCGAAGAGCGGCCCGGCGGGGCTCACCTCGAAGGCGGCCACGCGCGGGCCGTCCACCTCAGGTGACTCGCACACGAAGACGCCGCCCGTCTCCTCCTTGCGCAGCACGTCGCCCGCGAGCGCGGTGGCCAGGGTGCCCGCGTTCAGCCGCGCCGCCAGCGCCTGGTTGAACAGGCGGGACTGGAAGGCGGACAGGTACAGCTTGCGCTGGAAGCGGTCCGGCCGCCTGGGCAGCCGCTGCCCCAGGACGAGCAGCCGGCCCAGGTCCGCGTTGTCCCCCGCGCGCCCGAAGCGCTGCTCGCCGAAGTAGTTGGGCACGCCCTGCGCCACCAGGCGGGAGAAGCTCTCCCGCGCCGCGCCCACGTCCTTCACGCCGCGCAGGCGCAGCCGGAAGCGGTTACCCCGCAGGTGCCCGGTCCGGAGCTTGTTGCCATGGCGCTTCGTCCACAGCACCTGGACCCCATCCAGCGCGAAGTCCGGAACCCTGGGCTCGGCGCGCGCGGGCACGGACACGAGCTGCCGGGTGATGGCGTGCCGGTCCTTCATCCCCGCCACGCCGATGTCGTCCTCGGACACCCCGAGCGCCGCGGCCAGCGCGCGCACCAGCTCGCGCGTGTCACGGCCCCGCTTCTCCACCCAGAGGTAGAGGTGCTCCCCTTCACCGGAGGGCAGGTAGGCGGGCACCTCCTCCACCTCGAAGTCCTCGGGCACCAGCTTGAAGGCGCCCCCGCAGCCGGGCACCTCCGCCGTGAGGCGCGGCCAACCAGAATCCGTCACGATGCCTCGAGCGTGGCCAGCAGCTCCTTCACGCGCCGGGCGAGGTCCTCGTCCGCGCGTGACTCCAGCAGCTCACCGGCCTGGAAGAGGAGGAAGAACATCATGTCACTGAGCGCCTGCTTGAAGGACGCCAGCGGCTCACTGCCGAGCTGCGCGCGGTGGCGCTCGAAGCTCTCGATGAGCTTGTTCTCCGGGAGGCTGCCGTCCGGGGCGAAGGCCAGCCCCTCCAGCACCGGCGAGGACGACAGGCCCTGGCCGGAGAGGGCCGCGTTGGCCGCCGCGATGAACTCGCGGTCCATGCCCTGCTTGGCCACCTCGTCGCGAATCTCCCGGAAGATGAAGTTGAAGACGCGGGCCACCGGGCGCGGGTCCACCGTCACCACCGGGCGCGCGGGCGGACGGGCCGGCGCCGCGGCCTGCGCGGTCCGCTCCGGCGGCTGCGGAATCGGCGTGGGCACGCCGGGCCCCGGCACCATCAGCGGCTTGTCCGTCACCGCCGCGAAGCCGCCCTCCAGCAGGCGGAAGACGACCTTGGTGACGTCGAACTCGGACAGGCGGGCGGCGTGCCCCAGCTCCAGGAGGGTGCGCCGGCCATCCAGCAGGGCCAGCACCCGGTCCTCATCCTCCTCCAGCTTGCCGTCCGAGGGGCGCTTGCGCGTCACGTACAGCCGGCCGTGGGGGATGCGCTTGCGGAAGTGCGCCAGCTCGTCAATCTTCCGGATGCTGTCCATCAGCAGGCTCTGCGTGGGGAGCTGGATGATGTGGCCCGACTTGTCCTCCACCGGCTGGTCGATGAGGAAGAAGTTGCCCTCCCGGCACAGGACGATGGCGTGGAAGATTTCGCTCACCTGGTGGGTGACGCACTTGAAGAGGTCGTGCGACTTGAGCAGCCCCTTCTCCACCAGCGAGCGCCCCACCTTGGAGGGCGGGTGCTCACGCAGGGCCGCCTCCACCTGGGCGCGCTCCACGTAGCCCATCCGCACCAGCACCTCGCCCAGCCGGTCGGCCGGGTCGTCGGACGAGGCGCCGCGCACCTCGCCCTCCCGCAGGGTGACGGAGCGCTCTCCGCCCGGCGAGTGCACGCGCACCACCCCGCTCCAGCGGGACTGGCTGAGGAAGGCGATGAGGTCCGACAGCGGGAAGCCCCCCGCGTCACCGGCCAGCACCACGCGCGGCACCGGGATGGAGCCCCCTTCGGCCGGCGTGCGTGAGAACACCAGCAGGTCGGGCGCCGTCGCCATCAGCGCGTACGTCCCCGAGCGCCCCGCCAGCGGTGAAGGCACATGCCGGTCCTCGGGGACGAGCTGCGCCGACGCGTCGATGCGGAAGCGGGGGTTCATGGTGGCGTCAGTCAGCCGCCCAGGCGTTCTTGTTGGCGGACCATTCCAGCTCGTCCTCCAGGCTGTGGGACAGCATCTCCGGCTCCACGAAGGCCAGGTCCAGCGCGCGCCCGTTGAAGTACACGGACGGGGTGCCGCTGATGCCCGCCGCGCGGCCCTGGCCGCGGTAGCCGTCCAGTTCCTCCTTATAGGCGTCCGTCTTCAGCAGCGCCGCCAGCTTCGCGCCGTCCAGCCCCAGGGATGTCGCCAGGGCGGCAATCGCCTCCGGCTTGAGGTTGGACTGGTTCTCGAAGAGGGCGTCGTGCATCTGCCAGAACTTGCCCTGGTCCCGGGCCCACAGCGCCGCCTGCGCCGCCTGCTTCGCGTTGGGGTGCATGGCCAGGGGGAACGGCAGGTAGCAGAAGCGCACCTGCTGCGCGTGCTTCTTGGCGAAGGCCTCCAGCACCGGGCGGGCCTTGGCGCAGTAGGGGCACTCGAAGTCGGAGAACTCCACCACCGTCACCGGCGC
Proteins encoded in this window:
- a CDS encoding DsbA family protein, which gives rise to MLLSCWKRVVPLLAAAVLTAPGCKNPESAAPTGGPSEASAPAPAAPAPAEPAAPVDPAAAVSGIPGMDFSSLSPTAKRELATVFSDDFCYCGCPHTLGACLKTHTPCKHARRKAQVAARMVSEGIPATEVILSLSTYYSAFHSPRAQFKVDDRMCMGSAGAPVTVVEFSDFECPYCAKARPVLEAFAKKHAQQVRFCYLPFPLAMHPNAKQAAQAALWARDQGKFWQMHDALFENQSNLKPEAIAALATSLGLDGAKLAALLKTDAYKEELDGYRGQGRAAGISGTPSVYFNGRALDLAFVEPEMLSHSLEDELEWSANKNAWAAD
- a CDS encoding DUF4388 domain-containing protein → MNPRFRIDASAQLVPEDRHVPSPLAGRSGTYALMATAPDLLVFSRTPAEGGSIPVPRVVLAGDAGGFPLSDLIAFLSQSRWSGVVRVHSPGGERSVTLREGEVRGASSDDPADRLGEVLVRMGYVERAQVEAALREHPPSKVGRSLVEKGLLKSHDLFKCVTHQVSEIFHAIVLCREGNFFLIDQPVEDKSGHIIQLPTQSLLMDSIRKIDELAHFRKRIPHGRLYVTRKRPSDGKLEEDEDRVLALLDGRRTLLELGHAARLSEFDVTKVVFRLLEGGFAAVTDKPLMVPGPGVPTPIPQPPERTAQAAAPARPPARPVVTVDPRPVARVFNFIFREIRDEVAKQGMDREFIAAANAALSGQGLSSSPVLEGLAFAPDGSLPENKLIESFERHRAQLGSEPLASFKQALSDMMFFLLFQAGELLESRADEDLARRVKELLATLEAS
- the truD gene encoding tRNA pseudouridine(13) synthase TruD; protein product: MTDSGWPRLTAEVPGCGGAFKLVPEDFEVEEVPAYLPSGEGEHLYLWVEKRGRDTRELVRALAAALGVSEDDIGVAGMKDRHAITRQLVSVPARAEPRVPDFALDGVQVLWTKRHGNKLRTGHLRGNRFRLRLRGVKDVGAARESFSRLVAQGVPNYFGEQRFGRAGDNADLGRLLVLGQRLPRRPDRFQRKLYLSAFQSRLFNQALAARLNAGTLATALAGDVLRKEETGGVFVCESPEVDGPRVAAFEVSPAGPLFGPKMTASAGAVAELEARLLTEAGVTPEDFKRGGGETEGSRRPYRVRLGAPELSSETTAEGEDLWLTFELPRGAYATEVLHELLKDG